The following are encoded in a window of Diorhabda sublineata isolate icDioSubl1.1 chromosome 5, icDioSubl1.1, whole genome shotgun sequence genomic DNA:
- the LOC130443917 gene encoding protein bride of sevenless, which yields MYLGVIVTVFIFAKTQAVSPVIEVEGDPAIAIVLENCRNNTQVIPYRKQSIVSTAIWTTDRINFLEYLAPMKIGLKVFETCTTNDHFKTAFDLYNQNETYYLGIITEKKLNERLLKFDDLLDLRTVPVSTHYHFLIKAAIKSLSVLGWTENVSILAPDESIVSEFYKLSKPAFVCIKQCIVYENICPIGFNGTTPFIFFGNIEQIDQFVKSQEFFLYAENFNGLFVPLDESVPQDLPDNSFVIIPPYHPASTKFKTSENILPSPLFLSTAKIILTFSKNVENFIEKQCNDTSYKVNCLRNKFDKKYGPILMSPQSIVEILKIEPLMPNFIYDIYKVENITALSTRNNFLQPFTKIFSYNIFYDNLTIIDQRFEEGNTTLENISGNCLHLISEKRFNFLFEPIPNLSFRTEAWVYAFLSLSLLGVLFCMSIIIFLLVCICRRDILEGNPILTIFLLVAIMVLFCSVLPFSLDEINNSLCLVKSLSITLGYASVFSLLLSRCILLATASKEIGFMSHIAGSVQAFLSLFIFGVQAALSLQLIGKCASIFARASFIYLMSYNIMLLMLLICLCPLIYKCERNYKEGKYFCVTILSTGLVWMLWLPLYMFLDEIWAEPMLCLGLIGTAGVFLGAIFIPRTYLMTIAAAKNKITSTLPSMNTANSIVDIYRTNTQPIYDCVNVAAINAVTVARAGVTCGTQLNGQQPDLYSCPALPENEDLDFRCDTPTHNDDKITRF from the exons ATGTATCTCGGGGTGATTGTCACAGTTTTTATTTTCGCAAAAACACAAGCCGTGTCGCCGGTAATCGAAGTGGAAGGGGATCCAGCAATCGCAATCGTATTGGAAAATTGTAGAAATAACACCCAAGTGATTCCTTATAGGAAACAATCCATAGTGTCGACGGCGATATGGACTACAGATAGAATCAACTTTCTAGAATATTTGGCGCCGATGAAGATTGGACTAAAAGTGTTCGAAACGTGCACTACGAACGATCACTTCAAAACTGCATTCGATTTATACAACCAAAATGAAACTTACTATCTTGGAATTATCACCGAGAAAAAACTGAATGAAAGATTGTTAAAATTCGACGATTTATTGGATCTACGAACCGTACCCGTATCTACACATTATCATTTTTTGATTAAAGCTGCTATCAAATCATTAAGTGTCTTAGGTTGGACGGAAAATGTGTCAATTTTAGCTCCAGACGAATCGATCGTCAGTGAATTTTATAAACTATCAAAACCTGCGTTCGTTTGTATTAAACAATGTATTGTTTACGA aaatatttgtcCGATAGGATTCAACGGCACTACACCATTTATATTTTTCGGAAATATCGAACAAATCGATCAATTCGTAAAATCACAAGAATTTTTTCTGTATGCAGAAAATTTCAATGGTTTATTCGTCCCTCTAGACGAGTCTGTTCCTCAAG aTTTACCCGATAATAGTTTTGTCATCATACCCCCTTACCATCCAGCATCAACGAAATTCAAAACGTCTGAAAACATTTTACCTTCCCCTTTATTCTTATCCACAGCGAAAATCATTTTAACGTTTTCAAAAAACGtcgaaaatttcattgaaaagcAATGCAACGATACTTCGTATAAAGTAAATTGCTTGAGAAacaaattcgataaaaaatacGGGCCGATATTGATGAGCCCGCAGAGTATCGTCGAGATATTGAAAATAGAGCCATTAATGCCAAATTTCATCTACGATATTTATAAAGTGGAAAATATAACTGCATTATCTACCAGGAATAACTTTTTACAAcctttcacaaaaatattctcgtataatatattttacgaCAATTTAACAATAATAGATCAAAGATTCGAAGAAGGAAATACCACTTTGGAGAATATTAGTGGTAATTGTTTACATTTAATATCTGAGAAACGTTTCAATTTCCTGTTCGAACCGATACCAAACCTTTCCTTCAGAACTGAAGCTTGGGTTTACGCGTTCCTCTCCTTATCTCTTCTTGGAGTATTATTCTGTAtgtccattataatatttttgttagtatGTATCTGCAGAAGAGATATTTTAGAAGGTAATCcaattttaactatatttttattagtagCGATCATGGTGCTATTTTGTTCGGTTCTACCTTTCAGCTTAGACGAAATCAACAACTCTCTCTGTCTAGTTAAATCCTTGTCTATAACACTGGGTTACGCGTCAGTATTTTCTTTACTTCTTTCTAGATGCATTCTCCTCGCTACAGCTTCCAAAGAAATAGGATTTATGTCACACATAGCCGGATCGGTTCAAGCTTTCTTAAGCCTGTTTATTTTCGGCGTACAAGCCGCTCTCAGTTTACAGTTAATAGGTAAATGCGCCTCTATTTTCGCGAGAGCTTCTTTTATCTATTTGATGAGCTACAACATAATGCTATTGATGCTATTAATCTGTCTGTGTCCGTTGATTTATAAGTGCGAACGAAATTACAAggaaggaaaatatttttgcgTAACCATTTTATCAACTGGTCTAGTTTGGATGTTGTGGTTACCACTGTACATGTTTCTGGATGAAATTTGGGCGGAACCAATGCTTTGTCTTGGATTAATTGGAACGGCGGGGGTATTTCTTGGCGCGATATTCATACCGAGGACATACTTGATGACCATCGCAGCAGCTAAGAACAAAATAACTAGTACTTTACCTTCTATGAATACTGCCAATAGTATTGTGGATATTTACAGGACCAATACACAG
- the LOC130444223 gene encoding retinol dehydrogenase 11-like yields the protein MIVYNYTIYIKYIAFAVITISLPFVALIVLKLFQKFSAGKVKSLVCLNGKTAIVTGATSAVGFQTALHLASRGCRVILADKKEPAKAKAKIIEVTNNTNIETKLLDFTSLQSVRKFAEEIKREEDRLDILINNAEVGSRGNKHTDDGLHSTMQVNYFGPFLLTHLLADLLKKSAPSRIIFVSSALAFCSNLSLENLNLPPGQALSLFRQILLYANSKAAVVIAANGFADKLKDHGVTSNSLHPGLINTKGFRRSVRIDGIRTIYRLLRFAFLFVYGKTPEQGAQTAIHLALSNQLKETSGKHFWDCTVFPQPPVTWNKKFCDDIWKSSEQLVDLKDEEKL from the exons ATGATAGTTTACAATTATACCATCTACATCAAATATATTGCATTCGCTGTAATAACTATATCATTGCCTTTCGTAGCTttgattgttttgaaattgtttcaaaagttTAGTGCTGGTAAAGTGAAGAGTTTAGTTTGTTTGAATGGGAAAACAGCCATCGTAACAGGTGCAACTTCag CTGTTGGATTCCAAACTGCACTCCATCTAGCTTCGAGAGGATGTCGCGTTATCCTAGCAGATAAAAAAGAACCGGCTAAAGCTAAAGCTAAGATTATAGAAGttacaaataatacaaatatcGAAACTAAACTTCTCGATTTCACTTCATTGCAATCGGTGAGAAAATTTgctgaagaaataaaaagggaAGAGGACAGATTAGACATTTTGATAAACAATGCCGAAGTTGGAAGTAGGGGAAACAAACACACTGACGATGGGTTGCATTCGACCATGCAAGTTAATTATTTCGGACCCTTTTTGTTGACGCACCTTTTGGCAG ATCTGTTGAAAAAATCAGCTCCGAGTCGTATCATATTTGTTAGTTCCGCTCTGGCATTCTGCAGCAATTTGAGTTTGGAGAATTTGAATCTTCCTCCGGGACAAGCTCTATCGTTATTTCGTCAAATACTCCTCTACGCAAACTCCAAAGCTGCAGTGGTAATAGCTGCCAATGGATTCGCTGATAAACTGAAGGACCACGGTGTTACCAGCAATTCTCTACATCCGGGCTTAATAAATACGAAAGGTTTCAGAAGATCTGTTCGTATTGATGGTATAAGGACTATATACAGATTATTGAGATTCGCGTTTCTCTTTGTTTATGGAAag ACTCCCGAACAAGGTGCCCAAACCGCAATTCATCTGGCTCTATCTAATCAACTAAAAGAAACTAGTGGCAAACATTTTTGGGACTGTACAGTATTTCCTCAACCTCCCGTAACATGGAACAAGAAATTCTGTGATGATATTTGGAAGTCTAGCGAGCAGTTAGTTGATCTTAAAGACGAAGAAaagttgtaa
- the LOC130444350 gene encoding uncharacterized protein LOC130444350, which produces MTTHTVPAGNQNAVEMSKLLVLSLYLVKMVAGHGRLMEPPARNSMWRFGFPNPVNYNDNELFCGGYAVQWEQNEGKCGICGDAYHIEQPRPHEAGGIYAKGIISRHFSVGQNIDIEIELTANHYGRFEILLCPNNNPKQEATQSCFDRFPLYLNNRETSYIIPENGKKKAVFRYQVRLPPYITCTQCVLQWTYYTGNQWGMCPNGTQAQGCGKSETFRNCADVAIHSSTGGAVPPIFVESLNPYQLFYKDHRRPAPYNVVPLVVRDQVCLPHGLYRMIPGMADWCQKNCLKYPPNCPLNICTCPNTCEAVGAYKGNLAADVFCMDKCIVYPNENCPLTDCSCYEE; this is translated from the exons atgaCAACCCATACTGTACCTGCTGGAAATCAAAATGCAG TTGAAATGTCAAAGTTATTAGTACTAAGTCTATATTTGGTTAAGATGGTAGCTGGTCATGGTAGACTGATGGAACCTCCTGCAAGAAATTCCATGTGGCGGTTTGGATTTCCTAATCCTGTTAATTACAATGACAATGAATTATTTTGTGGGGGGTACGCAG TGCAGTGGGAACAAAATGAAGGTAAATGTGGAATCTGCGGAGACGCTTACCACATCGAACAACCGAGACCGCACGAAGCTGGTGGTATTTACGCTAAAGGAATTATCAGCAGACATTTTAGTGTTGGACAAAATATTGATATCGAAATCGAATTAACAGCTAATCACTACGGAAGATTCGAGATTCTGCTGTGTCCTAATAATAATCCCAAGCAAGAAGCTACACAAAGTTGTTTTGATAGGTTCcctttatatttgaataatagaGAAACAAGCTATATCATCCCGGAAAATGGGAAGAAGAAAGCAGTTTTTAG GTATCAAGTTCGATTACCCCCGTACATAACTTGTACACAATGCGTTCTACAATGGACTTACTACACTGGTAATCAGTGGGGGATGTGCCCAAATGGTACACAAGCTCAGGGTTGTGGAAAATCGGAAACGTTCAGAAATTGCGCCGACGTGGCGATACATTCTAGCACCGGGGGTGCTGTACCCCCAATATTTGTGGAATCTTTGAATCCGTATCAGTTGTTTTATAAAGATCATAGACGACCAGCACCTTACAATGTAGTACCACTGGTGGTTCGAGATCAAGTTTGTCTTCCTCATGGCTTATACAGAATGATTCCCGGTATGGCGGATTGGTGTCAGAAAAATTGCTTGAAGTATCCACCAAATTGCCCATTGAACATTTGTACTTGCCC GAATACTTGTGAAGCTGTCGGTGCTTATAAAGGAAATTTAGCTGCGGACGTTTTTTGTATGGACAAGTGCATAGTTTATCCAAATGAAAACTGCCCTTTAACAGACTGTTCTTGTTATGAAGAATGA